A single Paenibacillus sp. FSL R5-0517 DNA region contains:
- a CDS encoding XRE family transcriptional regulator → MQSPVLTIGERLKEIRATRNLTLEDVSKLTDVSKPMLGQIERGQSSPTITTLWKIAVGLKVPLSLLLEELEDECSVVDTRSKDAIVENDGKMRAFPVFPFDPTRNVEIFYIEFDPGCHHPSERHLDGVEEYIFVVQGMLEMVVNTKKIVLKENQALRFRANVFHSYNNLYQEPCIIYNMIFYPRT, encoded by the coding sequence ATGCAATCGCCAGTATTAACTATTGGAGAACGGTTAAAAGAAATACGAGCAACTAGAAATCTTACACTTGAAGATGTTTCTAAACTGACTGATGTAAGTAAGCCTATGCTTGGACAAATTGAAAGAGGACAGTCTTCACCAACGATTACAACTCTTTGGAAAATCGCAGTCGGCTTAAAAGTTCCTTTATCTTTATTATTGGAAGAGCTAGAAGATGAGTGCAGTGTGGTTGATACACGGTCCAAAGACGCTATCGTTGAAAATGATGGAAAAATGAGAGCATTTCCTGTTTTCCCTTTTGACCCTACCCGTAACGTTGAAATATTTTATATCGAATTTGATCCTGGATGTCACCATCCATCTGAAAGACACCTTGATGGTGTGGAAGAATATATTTTTGTGGTACAAGGTATGTTAGAAATGGTAGTCAACACAAAAAAAATTGTTTTAAAAGAAAATCAAGCACTCCGCTTCCGTGCTAATGTTTTTCATTCCTATAATAATCTCTATCAGGAACCATGTATCATTTACAACATGATTTTTTACCCAAGAACATAG
- a CDS encoding YbaK/EbsC family protein has product MAIEKVKDFFKQYGMNSQIIEFEVSSATVDLAASALGCEPERIAKTLSFMVNGQAVLVVAAGDAKVDNKKFKEYFKTKAKMLSPDETMDMVGHAIGGVCPFAIKNDVSVYLDISLKRFETIYPACGSSNSAIELTIKQLEKYSSYSEWIDVCKGWNV; this is encoded by the coding sequence ATGGCAATTGAAAAAGTAAAAGATTTTTTTAAACAATATGGTATGAATTCTCAAATTATCGAATTTGAAGTATCTAGTGCAACCGTGGATTTGGCTGCATCTGCATTAGGTTGTGAGCCAGAGAGAATCGCAAAAACACTTTCTTTTATGGTGAATGGACAAGCTGTTTTAGTAGTTGCTGCCGGGGATGCAAAAGTGGATAACAAAAAATTCAAAGAGTATTTCAAAACAAAAGCAAAAATGCTTTCTCCTGATGAAACCATGGATATGGTTGGTCATGCCATTGGAGGTGTTTGTCCATTTGCTATCAAAAATGATGTTTCTGTTTATCTGGACATATCTCTAAAACGTTTTGAGACAATCTATCCAGCTTGCGGGAGTAGCAATAGTGCTATTGAACTTACAATAAAACAATTAGAAAAATACTCTAGTTATTCAGAGTGGATTGATGTGTGTAAAGGCTGGAATGTTTGA
- a CDS encoding WG repeat-containing protein, with translation MSMSEPLLTQIVNQHIPAGATVVTIDKPVQHQAIYAADLTGDGMPEIAAVYQLNGELYLLILKFVQGHWIKMALIKGLGYGVTLMTASPVTSTARNNLIIGWQIGSIWSKLAVYEWTESGLKDLAPDDLYYSYAEIIDMPGPHGRDGKVEIALWIHDTGEAYRVEIIRWQNGKWVPAPDVYATYYPKVVQYYEQLTQQYPDYIFYWYYLADAQYHAGQYPAALVSVQKALRFPEAYPSREVLQELEKKIKQAMVPISQARVTTWLYPISIRTTNGTRWGYMDAQGHIRLEPVLDDAQAFQPNGLAVVVKDGHAGVINLQGKYVVQPVYDSINSFSEERAITIDSQGFKMINEQGTVLIKRAYPYISNMKDGRALFYDSNPGQTDGTVSLYGYLDASGNEVIPAQFTSGNDFQDGKAVVQIKDNEYALINRNGQRLATYPYAYVGPLGDGLLAFQKEASGKYGYIDERGNIRIQPKFSSAFPFSGGQAIVNTAEDYKSNYGVINTQGSFIIQPAYNDIRELGEHRYALGQAIHPEQPYIGSVYAIAEINGRRLTDFIYRDVGNYTHGLASASDGRQTYLLDRSGRPAAGYPHVEGSGTLEVVAPDLIKAYVDQRLSYVNRAGQIIWRQNTIVPLHPPYRVREEKYKPNRDYLVYYPQVEGLMNQAEQLALNAKLKELSQVKPIPADQQLDYTYTGDFDITFYQQQLLQLQLTGYNYPAGAAHGMPTMIYAIINLTNGQLYELKDLFKPNSDYVKVLSQIVGDQIKNDPQYSYVFPDTYTGISADQPFFVTADALHLYFNPYDIAPYAAGFPTFTIPFVQIKNIINTEGSFWKAFHS, from the coding sequence ATGTCCATGAGCGAACCGCTGTTAACGCAAATTGTGAATCAACATATTCCGGCTGGTGCAACGGTCGTCACTATTGATAAACCTGTTCAACATCAAGCAATCTATGCGGCAGATCTTACCGGTGACGGTATGCCGGAGATTGCTGCAGTCTATCAGTTGAATGGTGAGCTGTATTTGCTCATTCTGAAATTTGTTCAAGGGCATTGGATCAAGATGGCACTAATTAAGGGATTGGGTTATGGGGTGACTTTAATGACTGCTTCCCCTGTAACTTCAACGGCAAGGAACAATCTCATCATTGGTTGGCAGATTGGATCTATTTGGTCTAAGCTTGCTGTATATGAGTGGACTGAATCAGGGCTCAAAGATCTGGCGCCTGACGATCTATATTATAGCTATGCAGAGATTATAGATATGCCTGGTCCGCATGGTCGAGATGGTAAGGTGGAGATTGCACTCTGGATTCATGACACAGGTGAAGCCTATCGTGTAGAGATTATCCGATGGCAGAACGGGAAATGGGTTCCTGCACCGGACGTATATGCAACCTATTATCCCAAAGTGGTGCAATATTACGAGCAACTAACCCAGCAATATCCTGATTATATCTTCTACTGGTATTACCTTGCGGATGCTCAGTACCATGCAGGTCAGTATCCGGCAGCACTCGTTTCCGTTCAGAAGGCACTCCGTTTCCCGGAAGCGTATCCTTCCAGGGAAGTACTACAGGAACTGGAAAAGAAAATTAAGCAGGCGATGGTCCCCATAAGCCAGGCTCGGGTAACAACATGGTTATACCCCATCTCAATTCGAACCACGAATGGGACGCGTTGGGGGTATATGGATGCCCAAGGTCACATTCGGCTTGAGCCAGTTCTGGATGACGCGCAAGCGTTCCAGCCCAATGGATTGGCTGTGGTTGTGAAGGATGGTCATGCCGGCGTAATTAATCTTCAAGGGAAGTATGTCGTTCAACCTGTATACGATTCCATCAATTCCTTTTCTGAAGAACGGGCGATAACCATTGATTCTCAAGGATTTAAGATGATTAATGAACAAGGCACAGTTCTGATCAAACGGGCATACCCGTATATCTCGAATATGAAGGACGGCCGAGCGTTGTTTTACGATTCCAATCCTGGTCAGACAGATGGAACGGTGAGTCTGTATGGTTATCTGGATGCTTCGGGCAATGAGGTGATACCGGCACAGTTCACATCAGGGAATGATTTTCAAGATGGCAAAGCGGTTGTGCAGATCAAAGATAATGAATATGCGCTTATTAATCGCAATGGACAACGACTCGCTACTTATCCCTATGCCTATGTGGGACCACTGGGGGATGGACTGCTTGCTTTTCAAAAAGAGGCTTCTGGCAAATATGGGTATATCGACGAACGGGGGAATATTCGCATTCAGCCCAAGTTTTCATCGGCATTTCCTTTTAGTGGCGGGCAAGCGATTGTTAATACAGCGGAGGACTACAAATCGAACTATGGTGTCATTAATACGCAAGGATCATTTATTATTCAACCCGCGTATAATGATATTCGCGAATTAGGAGAGCATCGTTATGCGTTAGGGCAAGCCATTCATCCGGAGCAGCCTTATATTGGTTCTGTATACGCGATTGCAGAGATTAATGGCAGAAGGCTTACGGATTTCATATATCGCGATGTAGGCAATTATACACACGGTCTGGCATCTGCATCCGACGGAAGACAGACCTATCTGCTGGATCGGAGTGGAAGACCTGCTGCTGGATATCCCCATGTAGAAGGTTCGGGTACGCTGGAGGTCGTGGCACCAGATCTGATTAAAGCCTATGTAGATCAGCGCTTATCATATGTGAACCGGGCAGGACAGATCATTTGGCGGCAAAATACAATCGTTCCACTTCATCCGCCGTACCGTGTACGCGAAGAGAAGTACAAACCGAACAGGGACTACCTCGTATATTATCCGCAAGTGGAAGGATTAATGAACCAAGCGGAGCAGCTTGCGCTGAATGCCAAGTTGAAGGAGCTCTCACAGGTTAAACCAATCCCTGCCGATCAGCAGCTAGATTACACGTATACAGGGGATTTTGATATCACGTTCTATCAGCAGCAATTATTGCAATTGCAACTCACAGGTTATAACTACCCGGCTGGTGCAGCGCATGGTATGCCTACGATGATCTATGCGATTATTAATCTGACGAACGGTCAGTTGTATGAGCTGAAAGATTTATTTAAACCGAATAGTGACTATGTCAAAGTGTTAAGCCAGATTGTGGGGGATCAGATCAAAAATGATCCTCAATACTCTTATGTGTTTCCAGACACTTATACGGGCATTAGTGCGGATCAGCCGTTTTTTGTCACAGCGGATGCGTTGCATCTTTATTTCAATCCATATGATATTGCACCTTATGCAGCAGGGTTTCCAACGTTTACGATTCCGTTTGTGCAGATCAAAAATATCATTAATACAGAAGGTTCGTTCTGGAAAGCTTTTCATAGTTGA
- a CDS encoding DUF4132 domain-containing protein: MLTTDRAVETLVEKFAVTCSNEYSLKTDRSSEIIDYVLGTTDKFPDMLGNSSHYVYQTIDLLMKLAKKEDGDIFYRAGAIVIYLESTYSKRNTWRTDAFTICMGNDSEAYGLSGKSKSSDRMGGLLARLEKIQQFAGENEILAELKSKLKRAQWLFDSKKADSQGNYRDVINALMLLQLYSKLSDTSSHAEVESAAQSLPALFQHVMANDPDQLRNELHTLIEPIVVSNIQGKHNGSSQELKDEFLKQKRSQLIAELYPNTSFSPKEQCSHAVFHQTMVLVSSALLYLINISGGKQRFLDAKSEIGNVLLHTLHQLHEIYPLEVRSYLLSMDPRAKSPNDLLAGLVPLDEPYQLVEMLRDELNMYTISWNMLRSAVTNHPEQAIRAYELIKTPFLKLCIQKFMEDQGLELPNAEESLEQAVFSALRHPLDGGRQGIAIARYLSGENTLEEYWQDSNSRALFNQLNRDKKRVHILISISFLPLESEAMRRFAILTTHPDWTLDIVSDMYNSYAFSGEKLLQRYGQDPEVQREKLLTSLISLNGMTDYRYKAMPHDEYRRIIQQNLDYALTQYKKLPTDTRILILEITFEQRDELSKKQLSEAIRAGLQDSSKKANGVALAEFNRIPDQDLYTLVYLSEKKVGIKEMALTAIRSLENSKELYGELLKKEKAADWKNLIQILLDTADLSPEYAHAALADQADSKKLSRLSWLSLKDLPSLIRTEDNEKVDDRIKLYVLVQSLDHTSGPNERLNELRDYVSEASLARFASELLQVWIQEGAPAKEKWVMYVSALFGDIQIVNILAPQIKEWTENSRGAIAADAVKVLAYLKDPSALMAIDKIKRGVKNRQVKGAAEEALQLAADNMGLTSEQLEDRLVTTLGFDEKGTMQLSYGERSFLVKVNGDLQVVVLNEETGKSVKSLPAPAQKDDAELAAQSKARFTQLKKDLKSMVNIQAQRLEESLSKQRLWSADEWKSLFVDNVIMQKFAVGLIWGTYEDGVLISTFRYMEDGTFNSVDEDEVDLPSGAQVGLIHPLELDQATLEGWITQLEDYEIKQPFEQLNREIHQPEDEDKTKNEYDRLPESDFSPTSFPKALEKYGWIKGPAQDGGWYHEFYKEYGDLVAELQFSGTSITYYEGLDDITLESLHFFKPNNKQYYYYGDNKPIALGNVSGRVFSETIYDILRATGR; this comes from the coding sequence ATGCTTACCACAGATCGTGCAGTAGAAACTTTGGTGGAGAAATTCGCAGTAACGTGTTCAAACGAGTATTCATTAAAAACAGATCGAAGCTCCGAGATTATTGATTATGTCTTGGGAACGACAGACAAGTTCCCGGATATGTTGGGAAATTCGAGTCATTATGTGTATCAGACGATTGATCTGCTCATGAAGCTCGCCAAAAAAGAGGACGGAGACATCTTTTACCGTGCCGGGGCTATTGTGATATATCTGGAATCGACTTATTCCAAAAGAAATACATGGAGAACGGATGCCTTTACCATCTGTATGGGAAATGATTCTGAAGCCTACGGCTTAAGCGGGAAGAGCAAAAGTTCTGATCGCATGGGCGGGTTGTTGGCCAGGTTGGAGAAGATCCAACAGTTTGCGGGCGAAAACGAAATTCTGGCTGAATTGAAGAGCAAATTAAAACGTGCCCAGTGGCTTTTTGATTCCAAAAAAGCGGACAGTCAGGGGAATTATCGGGATGTCATTAATGCATTAATGCTCCTGCAACTATATTCGAAGCTAAGTGATACCTCTTCTCATGCAGAGGTTGAATCTGCTGCGCAATCGTTGCCAGCGTTGTTTCAACATGTGATGGCGAATGATCCTGATCAGTTGCGGAATGAGCTACATACGTTGATCGAACCTATAGTGGTCAGTAACATTCAAGGGAAGCATAACGGCTCTTCCCAAGAATTAAAAGATGAATTCCTCAAGCAAAAGCGTAGTCAGCTCATAGCTGAGCTGTATCCCAATACGTCTTTCTCTCCTAAAGAGCAATGTTCACACGCTGTATTCCATCAAACGATGGTACTGGTGAGCAGTGCCTTGCTGTACCTGATTAATATTAGTGGAGGCAAACAACGGTTTCTTGATGCAAAGAGTGAGATTGGGAATGTTTTGCTTCACACCCTGCATCAGTTACATGAGATTTATCCACTTGAAGTTCGAAGTTACTTGCTGAGTATGGACCCGAGAGCAAAGAGTCCCAATGATCTGCTTGCTGGACTTGTGCCTCTGGATGAGCCTTATCAGTTGGTTGAAATGCTGAGAGACGAGCTTAATATGTATACCATATCCTGGAACATGCTACGATCCGCGGTCACGAATCATCCTGAACAAGCAATTCGAGCTTACGAGTTGATCAAAACGCCATTCCTCAAACTTTGCATTCAAAAATTCATGGAGGATCAGGGATTGGAGCTGCCCAATGCAGAGGAGTCATTGGAGCAAGCAGTATTCAGCGCTTTGCGGCATCCATTGGATGGGGGGCGCCAGGGAATTGCGATTGCAAGATACTTAAGTGGGGAAAACACCCTTGAGGAATATTGGCAAGACTCGAATAGTCGTGCGTTGTTTAATCAACTGAATCGGGACAAGAAGCGTGTTCATATTCTCATCAGTATTAGTTTTCTGCCCTTGGAGTCGGAAGCAATGCGCAGATTCGCAATCCTGACCACTCATCCCGATTGGACGCTGGATATTGTCTCAGACATGTATAATTCATACGCGTTTAGTGGAGAGAAACTGCTTCAACGTTATGGACAAGATCCTGAGGTGCAACGTGAAAAATTGCTGACCAGCCTGATCTCTCTCAATGGCATGACCGACTACAGATACAAAGCCATGCCACATGACGAATACCGCCGAATCATTCAGCAGAATCTGGACTATGCACTGACACAGTACAAGAAACTGCCAACGGATACGCGCATTTTAATTCTGGAGATTACTTTTGAACAGCGTGATGAGCTCTCGAAGAAACAACTGTCCGAAGCGATTCGTGCCGGACTGCAGGATTCGTCCAAGAAGGCCAACGGTGTGGCGTTAGCCGAATTCAATCGGATACCTGATCAGGACTTGTATACACTCGTATACCTTTCGGAGAAAAAAGTGGGAATCAAAGAGATGGCTCTGACCGCAATCCGCAGTTTGGAAAACAGCAAGGAGCTGTACGGTGAGCTTTTGAAGAAGGAGAAGGCAGCCGATTGGAAGAACCTGATTCAAATTCTGCTCGATACCGCGGATCTGAGCCCGGAGTATGCCCATGCTGCGCTTGCTGATCAGGCAGATAGCAAAAAGCTGTCCAGACTAAGCTGGTTGTCCCTGAAAGATCTCCCTTCCCTGATACGGACAGAGGATAATGAAAAGGTAGATGACCGAATTAAGCTTTATGTGCTGGTGCAATCCTTGGATCATACATCTGGTCCCAATGAAAGGTTAAATGAATTACGGGACTACGTAAGTGAGGCATCGCTCGCTCGTTTTGCAAGTGAATTGCTTCAGGTCTGGATTCAGGAAGGTGCTCCCGCGAAAGAGAAGTGGGTGATGTATGTTTCAGCACTCTTTGGTGATATTCAGATTGTAAATATTCTGGCTCCGCAAATTAAGGAATGGACCGAAAACAGTCGTGGTGCGATTGCAGCGGATGCTGTAAAAGTGCTCGCTTATCTGAAAGATCCATCCGCTCTTATGGCGATTGACAAGATCAAACGTGGTGTGAAGAACCGCCAAGTGAAAGGTGCAGCTGAAGAAGCATTGCAGCTTGCAGCTGATAATATGGGACTTACCTCGGAACAATTGGAAGATCGGTTGGTCACTACACTTGGTTTTGATGAAAAAGGGACCATGCAGCTGAGTTACGGGGAGCGCTCCTTCCTGGTTAAGGTGAATGGAGACTTGCAAGTGGTTGTACTCAATGAAGAAACGGGCAAATCCGTGAAGAGTCTGCCTGCTCCTGCACAGAAAGACGATGCTGAACTCGCAGCACAGTCCAAGGCACGTTTTACGCAGCTGAAAAAAGATCTCAAATCCATGGTTAACATTCAGGCGCAGCGTCTGGAAGAATCATTGTCCAAGCAACGTCTGTGGTCTGCCGATGAGTGGAAATCTCTGTTTGTTGATAATGTCATCATGCAAAAATTTGCTGTTGGTCTGATCTGGGGAACGTATGAGGATGGCGTTCTGATCAGCACGTTCCGTTATATGGAGGACGGCACCTTTAATTCCGTGGATGAAGATGAGGTTGATCTGCCTTCAGGTGCACAAGTGGGACTTATACACCCATTGGAACTGGATCAGGCGACGCTTGAAGGTTGGATAACGCAGTTGGAGGATTACGAGATCAAGCAGCCGTTTGAACAACTGAATCGTGAAATTCATCAGCCTGAAGATGAGGACAAGACCAAGAATGAATACGATCGTCTACCTGAGTCTGATTTCTCACCAACGTCTTTCCCCAAAGCACTGGAGAAATACGGCTGGATCAAGGGGCCTGCACAGGACGGCGGCTGGTATCATGAATTTTATAAAGAGTACGGAGATCTTGTTGCGGAATTGCAATTCAGTGGTACGAGTATTACGTATTACGAAGGATTGGATGACATTACCCTGGAATCCCTGCATTTCTTCAAACCGAATAACAAGCAATATTATTACTACGGTGACAACAAACCCATTGCTTTGGGCAACGTTTCAGGTCGCGTATTCAGTGAAACGATCTACGATATTTTGAGAGCAACGGGGCGTTGA
- a CDS encoding VWA domain-containing protein produces MEANMNEANRSAGEPRVIKESSNLDGGKRGEHPSAETLNRWRLILGESAEEGLCNTDQYTSSEFQYTEMDEILGYLYNREYGEEQGYRKEGGRGASNLTVPKWLHKVRDLFPKPTVEILEKQALDRYGLTELLTDKKLLESLEPNMNLLKNIMQFKGRMKGEVLKSAKEIVRTVVEELRSKLESQTRASIMGKRSRYTSSSVRSLRNLNFKRTITKNLKNYDKNKRRFVIDRLYFDGNIQPHNKWNIIIGVDESGSMLDSVIYSSVMASIFYRLNALRTKLFIFDTQVVDLSDRLEDPVDVLMNVQLGGGTHITKALRYGETLIDNPGKTIFILVSDLEEGYPIAQMYKACKDIIDAGCKLLVLTALDFNGDSVYNQHAAQTLTNMGAHVAAITPNELADWIGEIIT; encoded by the coding sequence ATGGAAGCTAATATGAATGAAGCGAATCGGAGCGCGGGCGAACCCAGAGTAATCAAGGAAAGTTCCAATCTGGATGGAGGCAAACGAGGGGAGCATCCTTCTGCTGAAACCTTAAATCGCTGGCGTCTGATTCTTGGTGAATCGGCCGAAGAAGGGCTGTGCAATACAGACCAATACACTTCGAGTGAATTTCAATATACGGAAATGGATGAGATTCTGGGCTATCTCTACAACCGTGAATACGGTGAAGAACAAGGTTACCGAAAAGAAGGAGGACGCGGTGCGTCCAACCTGACTGTACCGAAATGGTTACACAAGGTCAGGGACCTATTTCCCAAACCAACGGTAGAAATATTGGAGAAGCAGGCACTCGACCGCTATGGACTGACTGAATTGTTAACAGACAAAAAGCTGCTTGAGTCCCTTGAACCCAACATGAATCTGCTCAAGAACATTATGCAGTTCAAAGGACGGATGAAAGGTGAGGTGTTAAAGAGCGCCAAAGAGATCGTGCGAACGGTGGTTGAGGAACTCCGCAGCAAGCTGGAATCTCAGACTCGAGCCAGTATCATGGGTAAGCGCAGTCGTTATACTTCGAGTTCAGTACGATCCTTGCGCAATCTGAATTTCAAAAGAACCATTACCAAAAATTTGAAAAATTATGATAAAAATAAGCGCAGATTTGTGATTGATCGCCTCTATTTCGACGGGAATATACAACCTCATAACAAGTGGAACATCATTATTGGGGTGGATGAAAGTGGCAGTATGCTGGATTCAGTTATCTACAGTTCGGTGATGGCCAGCATCTTCTATCGCTTGAATGCGCTGCGCACGAAATTATTCATTTTTGATACGCAGGTGGTTGACCTGAGCGACAGACTGGAGGATCCCGTAGACGTGCTCATGAATGTTCAGCTCGGCGGGGGCACACATATTACCAAAGCGTTGCGTTACGGCGAGACGTTAATCGATAATCCAGGCAAAACGATCTTTATTCTGGTCAGTGACCTGGAGGAAGGTTACCCAATCGCGCAGATGTACAAAGCCTGTAAAGATATCATCGACGCAGGCTGCAAATTGCTGGTTCTCACTGCGCTCGATTTTAACGGAGATTCAGTCTATAACCAACATGCCGCACAGACGTTGACCAATATGGGCGCACATGTAGCAGCAATTACCCCAAACGAGCTTGCGGATTGGATTGGCGAGATCATCACTTAA
- a CDS encoding DUF5682 family protein yields MDRLTAVLDPDVDQLQSLFKSHVYNLSNHTVYYPIRHHSPVCSYHLLRLIEEYKPDIILIEGPESGNPFISVLSDEATLPPVSLYYTYESELQREACYYPMLRYSPEYVAMKEAKRLGIPAKFIDLDYQHFSTHASKSGQIEQKEISIQDETLLAGSEFINRLCQKTNCRSFDELWEKVFEIGGLEKSTEEFVQDVFTYCTLSRMCYSTERLQSSGDLAREAYMKQRIQQAVLEHERVLVITGGFHTYGLLMSEKHESELEQPEMDKQHAEQHLDAQGKPGRSPHSAFDPSAVHQQMYPMVYTFAEADRLNGYASGMPYVNYYDQIWNQLLRKKSTPYNLTALDLLSRLMRKLRDGHEHVSTSDAIEAYSMIQGLAGLRGKREGGVYELMDAALSSFVKGELTLATDKPLQELQQLLTGDVIGSVAPNSFSIPIVEDFKARCTVYKLQIRTTGQHKKVLDLYAKPEHRQISQLIQCITYLVPEFAKRQSGPDWIAERDMNLVRETWVYMYSSRIEARLIENSLYGGTLAGAATRKMEEQMQEIPDHHSGELAGLMLQALLMGLQNTAMKLYEQVRSALRTDGNFLSLCNSLQVLNRIHQHRRLLGLSDEQHLPDLVSEAYRNAVDKLLQLSRANPDEHEAIIQGLKLLAMLAESSEAYFQDETFRIHLNELLSDHQLPAQLEGVCVAISSGLGDRPRDEIVDRARGYIHGTPDQTRQTAFFLQGVFTVARDAFLYEDQLLSELNVLIEKLSYDDFISMVPELRLAFTYFTPMETGLIAERVASLHQVEPVEMSRPAVDEQMLIQSKAWDEALRKEFAAWKLI; encoded by the coding sequence ATGGATCGGTTAACAGCAGTTCTGGACCCTGATGTTGATCAGTTACAATCCTTGTTCAAGTCCCATGTCTATAACCTGAGTAATCATACGGTCTATTACCCAATACGACACCACAGTCCTGTATGTTCATATCACTTGTTACGATTAATCGAAGAGTACAAGCCGGATATCATTCTGATCGAAGGACCAGAGAGCGGTAATCCATTCATTTCGGTTCTGAGTGATGAGGCAACCTTGCCTCCTGTCAGTCTGTACTACACCTATGAGAGTGAGTTGCAGAGAGAAGCCTGCTATTATCCGATGCTTCGTTATTCGCCTGAATATGTGGCCATGAAAGAAGCAAAACGACTGGGCATTCCGGCGAAGTTTATTGACCTGGACTACCAACATTTCTCCACTCATGCATCCAAATCCGGCCAGATAGAGCAAAAGGAGATCTCCATCCAAGACGAAACCTTGCTTGCAGGGTCGGAATTTATCAACCGATTGTGCCAAAAAACAAACTGTCGCAGTTTTGATGAATTGTGGGAAAAGGTGTTTGAGATTGGTGGACTGGAGAAATCTACTGAGGAATTCGTGCAGGATGTATTCACGTATTGTACGCTATCCCGAATGTGTTATTCCACGGAACGATTACAGTCTTCAGGTGATTTGGCAAGAGAAGCATATATGAAACAACGTATTCAACAAGCGGTACTTGAGCATGAGCGTGTGCTTGTCATTACCGGTGGATTTCATACTTATGGACTGTTGATGTCAGAGAAACATGAATCAGAATTGGAACAGCCAGAAATGGATAAACAACATGCAGAACAACATTTGGATGCACAAGGTAAACCAGGTAGGTCTCCACACAGTGCGTTTGATCCAAGTGCGGTTCACCAACAGATGTACCCGATGGTCTATACCTTTGCTGAAGCAGATCGGCTTAATGGATATGCAAGCGGCATGCCTTATGTGAATTATTACGATCAGATCTGGAACCAGCTGCTTCGCAAGAAGAGTACACCATACAATCTAACGGCTCTGGACTTGTTATCTCGGCTGATGCGCAAATTACGGGACGGTCACGAACATGTATCAACCAGTGATGCAATTGAGGCGTACAGTATGATTCAGGGCCTTGCCGGTCTTCGGGGTAAAAGGGAAGGCGGCGTGTACGAGTTGATGGATGCAGCACTCTCTTCCTTTGTGAAGGGGGAGCTTACCTTGGCTACCGATAAACCGTTGCAAGAGCTACAGCAGTTATTGACAGGAGACGTCATTGGAAGCGTGGCTCCCAATTCATTCAGTATCCCCATCGTGGAGGATTTCAAGGCGCGTTGTACAGTCTACAAATTGCAGATTCGCACAACAGGACAACACAAGAAAGTGCTGGATCTGTATGCGAAACCGGAGCATCGTCAGATCAGCCAATTGATTCAATGCATCACGTATCTGGTTCCAGAATTCGCAAAACGGCAATCGGGGCCAGACTGGATCGCAGAGCGTGACATGAATCTGGTTCGTGAAACCTGGGTTTATATGTACTCTTCCCGCATTGAGGCCAGATTGATAGAGAACTCCCTTTATGGCGGAACGCTTGCTGGAGCAGCCACACGCAAAATGGAAGAACAAATGCAGGAGATCCCGGATCATCATAGCGGTGAACTTGCCGGGCTCATGCTTCAAGCACTGCTCATGGGACTTCAGAACACAGCAATGAAGCTCTATGAACAGGTGCGCTCGGCGCTGAGAACCGACGGGAATTTCCTATCCTTATGTAACAGCTTGCAAGTCTTGAACCGAATTCATCAACACCGCAGGTTGCTGGGATTATCTGACGAGCAACATCTCCCTGACCTGGTATCCGAAGCTTATAGGAACGCCGTGGACAAGTTGTTGCAGCTCTCCAGAGCCAATCCGGATGAACATGAAGCCATTATTCAGGGACTGAAGCTGCTAGCCATGCTCGCGGAGTCATCGGAGGCGTATTTTCAGGATGAGACATTCCGAATTCATCTGAATGAGCTTTTGTCTGATCACCAGCTTCCTGCACAGCTGGAGGGTGTGTGTGTGGCTATTTCCTCAGGGCTCGGCGACAGGCCCCGAGATGAGATTGTTGATCGTGCTCGCGGGTATATCCATGGTACACCGGATCAGACCCGTCAAACGGCATTTTTTTTACAGGGCGTATTCACAGTCGCACGTGACGCTTTTTTATATGAAGATCAGCTCTTATCCGAGTTGAATGTGTTGATTGAAAAGCTGTCATACGACGACTTCATCAGCATGGTACCGGAATTAAGGCTGGCATTCACTTACTTTACACCAATGGAAACAGGCTTGATTGCTGAACGGGTGGCAAGTCTGCATCAGGTTGAACCAGTGGAGATGTCAAGACCTGCGGTTGATGAACAGATGCTGATCCAGTCCAAAGCATGGGACGAAGCGCTTCGAAAGGAGTTTGCCGCATGGAAGCTAATATGA